The stretch of DNA ACGTCTGCCGGCAAGGTCTGAGGAAGTCTGAAGGAGTTATTGTCCGGGAACCGGATATCCGAGTCCCGACTGATCAGAGCCTCGGTCTGAGGCAGATTGCCACTGTCGAGAGGAAAGTTTTGGACAGATATGGATGCTGCAAGCAGCTCTTGATTGTCCAGACTTGCGTCAAGGCACAAGCGAGTGTCAACCATCATCCAGCACACCGGCGAGATTGACAGTGTCTCGGCAGAAAAATTCATATTGCCGGACTGTTCCTGAACCCAGTTTCCATAGGCAGAGTTGACTTCGCTGCTGAGCAGTCTGCCTCGCCATCCACCAGCGTCGAGAGCACCGTCGGCGTTAATGCGCAGGGCACCCGGCGTGCCGTCGGCGAGCAGCAGCAGATTATGAGCGTCGGGTTGACCACGCAGCCTCAATTGGATGGACTTGATGGTCTCCTCGCTGCCGGCAATAGGCAGAACGATGTTCCCACTGAGCAGTTCCAGCTCATTCATGCCGGCGCGATTCTGACCGGTGACGGTCAGTTCCGGAATGACATAGTCTCCATAGCTGATTTGCTGAGCTGACAGATCCATATCGATAACAGGTTCACTAAAGCTCCCGGAAATGGAGGCGTCAGCATGCAGCCTTCCTTCCAGGCCCGGATAGAGGACACTCAAAGTCGGCGCATCAATTGACAGTGCTGCCTCAATTACCTGCTCTGCTGTCACTGTAGCGGTGGCGGCAAGACTATTGTTGCCATTGCGCAGTTGTAAATTTTCCAGATGCCAGGTGTTGTCGATAAATCTCACCCCGCCTGCGCCGTTGACAGGAAAATCATTCAACATGGCAGTCAGTGAGTTCATGTTGAAATTGATGGACTGTAATTGTCCTTCTGTCAAAGCCAATGACAGCGATCCGTCAGAACTCAGGTCCTGTAAGCGAAGACTGTCCGGTACGCCTGCCAGGTAGCTGTCAGGAGCCGGATCTGTCAGCTGATAGTCCAGATTCAGTTCTAGCTCATCGGTCCAGTCCACCAGGCCCTGCAAAACGATCTGGCCTTCGCCGGTGCGGAATGCCAGTTCCCGTACATCGAGAACCGATCCTCTGAGATAGGCGCGCAGGTTTAGATCCGCATCCAGACGAATTTGATGTGATAGCGCCATATCCAGTTGCGCGGCAGCAAACAGGCCCAGATCATCGGGCGTACCCTGAGTTCGAAGTCGCAGAGCAAGAACCTCGTAATTCTCCATGCCAGGCAGGGGCTGGGTTGCCAGCGTGTGCTCCAGATTAAATTGCGGTTCAAGTGCATTGATGTCGGCGTTCAGGAGCTGGGCGAGCTTGAGTGTTATCTCGCCTGCGCTGCTCAGTTCCGCCAGGCCATGCAGACTGTGCTGCAGATTAAATTGATCCAGACTGCCATCAAGGCTGAGTTGTCCATGCGGTGCCTCGGTGCCTTCCAGCAGAATTTCGTCATAGCGCCAGTCAGCGGTCAACTGGAGTGGGTAGGGGCGTTGCAATTGCATTTGCAGCGAAGCATTCAGGCTCAGCGGAGTGCTGCCAAATTCCAGTTGGTCGATGACCAGCGAACGTCCCTGCAGTCGGGCGCTCAGTGCCAGGAGGTCGATATTGAACTCAGTGTCGGCCGTTGTGATACGTGCGCCGTCAATTCGGGCGTTAGACACGCGAATGGCAACCGGCAGTGGCAAAAAACTATCGAGCAGATCATCCAGCACCAGGGGGGCAGTGGCCTCGACCGGCTGTTCGGCGGCGATTATGTTGAGTTGGAACGCAGATAGTCGCAATGACTCCAGATAAAACTCTCCTTCCAACAGGGTAAGCGGATTCCAGCGGCTGTGTAATTGGGCGATCTGCAGTTCAGTGCCTGCATCACGCCACTGGACACCCTGCAGGTTCAGGCCACGCAGAAAGGTGCCTTCCGATTGGCGGAAACTGAAATGTCGGGAGTCGGTATTCAGTATTGTACTGATTCTGGCCAGCAGCCACTCGCTGCCTGAAACTGTGGCCAGCAAGGCGCTTACACTGCTGACTGTGAGCAGTATGAGCAAAAACAGGCCCGCCAGAATTCTAAGTGCCCAGCGCATCACAGATCCGGTCCCATGGTTATATGCAGTCGGTATTGGCCACCGCTTTCCAGCGCTTTGGCGATATCCAGCCTGATGGGGCCGATCGGAGACAACCAGCGCACGCCCAGGCCAGCACTCTGTTTCAAGTTCATCTCATTAAATGCTGCAAAGGAATTACCGCTGTCGATAAAAGCGGCTGCGAACCAGTTACCCGTCACCCGCATGTCATACTCAATGCTGCCGACCAGCATATGTTTGCCACCTACCACTTCGTTTTGATCATTGGTCGCACCCAGTTCACCGAACTGGTATCCGCGCACGCTGGTATCGCCGCCCGTGAAGAATCGGACTGATATTGGCAGTTCCAATACCTCATCGGCAAAAGTTGTTGCCATTTCTGCTCGCAGCAAAAATCGACCAGGGCCGGTTTGGCGCACGTATTTGGCCGAACCATAAACCTGTGCAAAGGTCATATCGGATAACAGATTGTTGTGGGCACCGCTCAGTTGGCCAAAAAGCCGCCAGCCGTTGGTAGGATATATGGCGTCGTTGCTGCGGGTACGTGACCAGTTGATCCCGGAAATAAGTGAATTGGTCTGTTCAATGAATTCTGAGCGATCAGCCACGGCTGTCAATTCCGAGTCTTCCCGCTCGTAGTTGGTGAAGATATTTTGCACCCAGTTATTGTCGAGCAGCGTCTGGTAAGTGACGCCAACCCGATAGGTACTGGTAATGAAGCTGTCGCTTTCCTGCCGTTGAAAGCCGCCAGAGAAGCGAAGGCTGTCATTGACGGGATCCTGCAATGGAATGACGTAACTGAGACTGGGTTCCTGTTGCAAGGGTGAAAGACTCAGGTCGCCCGACAAGCGATGTCCACGCCTGTTGAAGTACCGATCTTCGTAATTTAAGCGCATCCGTGGTCCAGTGTCTGTGTTAACACCAATACCTGCTGAATAGGCTTTGCGCGGGCGCATGCTCAGATCTATGGTCACCGGTACGGCATTATCCACAGCGGCAGTTAACTGCGGTGTGACCGCGACTCTGGAAAAATACTGGCTGTCGTTAAACTGTCTGCGCTGCTCAATCAGAGTCTCACTGGCGTAACTTTCGCCGGATTGAAATGTAAGAAATCGCCCGACAAAATCCTCAGACAATGCATCAGGTGTGTTGATGGTAATGTCGCCGAATCGATAGCGGTCACCCGGGTCAAACTCGATATCAACAGTTGCCAGATTGCTGTTCATATTGATTGCCAGTTCTGACTTGACAAAGCGAGCCTGAAAGAAGCCCAGTTCGACTGCGTGACTGCTCAGATTGGCTTTGAGTCGC from Pseudohongiella spirulinae encodes:
- a CDS encoding translocation/assembly module TamB domain-containing protein, producing MRWALRILAGLFLLILLTVSSVSALLATVSGSEWLLARISTILNTDSRHFSFRQSEGTFLRGLNLQGVQWRDAGTELQIAQLHSRWNPLTLLEGEFYLESLRLSAFQLNIIAAEQPVEATAPLVLDDLLDSFLPLPVAIRVSNARIDGARITTADTEFNIDLLALSARLQGRSLVIDQLEFGSTPLSLNASLQMQLQRPYPLQLTADWRYDEILLEGTEAPHGQLSLDGSLDQFNLQHSLHGLAELSSAGEITLKLAQLLNADINALEPQFNLEHTLATQPLPGMENYEVLALRLRTQGTPDDLGLFAAAQLDMALSHQIRLDADLNLRAYLRGSVLDVRELAFRTGEGQIVLQGLVDWTDELELNLDYQLTDPAPDSYLAGVPDSLRLQDLSSDGSLSLALTEGQLQSINFNMNSLTAMLNDFPVNGAGGVRFIDNTWHLENLQLRNGNNSLAATATVTAEQVIEAALSIDAPTLSVLYPGLEGRLHADASISGSFSEPVIDMDLSAQQISYGDYVIPELTVTGQNRAGMNELELLSGNIVLPIAGSEETIKSIQLRLRGQPDAHNLLLLADGTPGALRINADGALDAGGWRGRLLSSEVNSAYGNWVQEQSGNMNFSAETLSISPVCWMMVDTRLCLDASLDNQELLAASISVQNFPLDSGNLPQTEALISRDSDIRFPDNNSFRLPQTLPADVALSGLLSASATINGPITTPELMDVQASVQSTAGNLYYIGEALGDDADINDPGSMTLEPVINHFTWPVLRLTANQSAGSWAVDGELQFAQQYDETPSTMQGTAMLAATVNPDRELAGGLRIDFDNLGWLEALTPQLTQVSGGLTGRLSLAGTLQSPQVGGDIMLSQAAFNMPALNLSLSGIELTLTSENSDLLELSGYAESGAGSLNFISRISDPFSGDPSFNVRLAGSEFTIADLPELQVAISPDLQLQGSQQGIDLNGQLHIPLVSATISTLPESAVDVSSDTILITEPGSENTVRNAAIRDAGPLGNIPLSGDLTISLGEQVRIAGFGLNARLRGELDITQRPGATPLSYGELEVAEGNFEIYGRVLTIEQGKLLFMGSYDNPAIDIRAVREVENMRVGVQMNGTVRNMRSSLFSTPSLADGDILSVMITGRPLSEIGTQQDGNALVGAATSLGISQSEGIVNQIQGQLGLDTLSIDSRGDVNDSSLMLGKYITPRIFVRYAVGLFETENSLAIDYSVNDRVKLHATSGQSQSIDLTYTVEQ
- a CDS encoding autotransporter assembly complex protein TamA, producing MWFDYKLSSTAVILALVMVVIPAAGSAQETAADSPADAAPRIDIVGASGTLVDNIRAHIGVPDERCNASQRRLNRLVPGIRNDVRRAAQALGFYRLQQQITITAAQASQTSADTNGADTVNTCWNLTITLVPGEPVRFGEVNIALSNPDYRELFVPVMNNLPVRQGEQLNHGNYERLKANLSSHAVELGFFQARFVKSELAINMNSNLATVDIEFDPGDRYRFGDITINTPDALSEDFVGRFLTFQSGESYASETLIEQRRQFNDSQYFSRVAVTPQLTAAVDNAVPVTIDLSMRPRKAYSAGIGVNTDTGPRMRLNYEDRYFNRRGHRLSGDLSLSPLQQEPSLSYVIPLQDPVNDSLRFSGGFQRQESDSFITSTYRVGVTYQTLLDNNWVQNIFTNYEREDSELTAVADRSEFIEQTNSLISGINWSRTRSNDAIYPTNGWRLFGQLSGAHNNLLSDMTFAQVYGSAKYVRQTGPGRFLLRAEMATTFADEVLELPISVRFFTGGDTSVRGYQFGELGATNDQNEVVGGKHMLVGSIEYDMRVTGNWFAAAFIDSGNSFAAFNEMNLKQSAGLGVRWLSPIGPIRLDIAKALESGGQYRLHITMGPDL